In Nocardioides jishulii, the DNA window CGGCCGGGGTGACCTCGATCGTCATGTCGCGGTCGCGCATGCGCAGGTCGACGGAGGCGATCATGTTGTCGACCATCGCCACGATCTGCTCCTGCGTCAGCGGCGGGAACACGATGACCTCGTCGACGCGGTTGAGGAACTCGGGGCGGAAGTGCTGCTTGAGCTCCTCCGACACCTTGGCCTTCATCCGGTCGTACGTGCCCTGGGTGTCGGACGCGTTGCCGAAGCCGAGGCTGACGCCCTTGGCGATGTCACGCGAGCCCAGGTTGGTGGTCATGATGATGACGGTGTTCTTGAAGTCGACCACTCGACCCTGGGAGTCGGTCAGGCGACCTTCCTCGAGGATCTGGAGCAGCGAGTTGAAGATGTCGGGGTGGGCCTTCTCGACCTCGTCGAAGAGGACGACCGAGAACGGCTTGCGGCGCACCTTCTCCGTCAGCTGGCCACCCTCCTCGTAGCCCACGTAGCCGGGGGGCGAACCGAAGAGGCGCGAGACCGTGTGCTTCTCGGCGAACTCGCTCATGTCGAGCTGGATGAGCGCGTCCTCGTCGCCGAAGAGGAACTCGGCCAGCGTCTTGGACAGCCACGTCTTACCGACGCCCGAAGGACCGGCGAAGATGAACGAACCGCCGGGGCGCTTCGGGTCCTTCAGGCCGGCACGGGTGCGGCGGATTGCCCGGGAGATCGCCTTGACGGCGTCGTCCTGGCCGATGACGCGCTTGTGGAGCTCGTCCTCCATCTTGAGCAGACGGGTGGACTCCTCCTCCGACAGCTTGACGATCGGGATGCCGGTGGCGACCGCGAGGACCTCAGCGATGATCTCCTCGTCGACCTCGGCGATCTCGTCCAGGTCGTTGGAGCGCCACTGCTTCTCACGCTCGGACTTGGCAGCGATCAGCTGCTTCTCCTCGTCGCGCAGGCGCGCTGCGGCCTCGAAGTCCTGACCGTCGATCGCGGCCTCCTTGCGCTGGCGCACGTCGGAGATCTTGTCGTCGTACTCGCGCAGGTCGGCGGGAGCGGTCATGCGACGGATGCGCAGGCGCGAACCGGCCTCGTCGATGAGGTCGATCGCCTTGTCCGGCAGGAAGCGGTCGGAGATGTAGCGGTCGGCCAGCGTCGCCGCCGAGACCAGCGCCTCGTCGGTGATCGTCACGCGGTGGTGCGCCTCGTAGCGGTCGCGCAGGCCCTTGAGCATCTCGATCGTGTGGGCGATCGACGGCTCGGCGACCTGGATCGGCTGGAAGCGGCGCTCGAGCGCGGCGTCCTTCTCGAGGTGCTTGCGGTACTCGTCGAGCGTGGTGGCACCGATGGTCTGGAGCTCACCGCGGGCCAGCATCGGCTTGAGGATGCTGGCGGCGTCGATCGCGCCCTCGGCGGCACCCGCACCCACCAGGGTGTGGATCTCGTCGATGAAGAGGACGATGTCGCCGCGGGTCTTGATCTCCTTGAGCACCTTCTTGAGGCGCTCCTCGAAGTCACCGCGGTAGCGCGAGCCAGCGACGAGGGCGCCCAGGTCGAGGGTGTAGATCTGCTTGTCGCGCAGCGTCTCGGGGACGTTGCCCTTGACGATGTCCTGGGCGAGGCCCTCCACGACGGTCGTCTTGCCGACGCCCGGCTCACCGATGAGCACCGGGTTGTTCTTCGTGCGGCGCGAGAGGATCTGCATGACCCGCTCGATCTCCTGCTCGCGACCGATCACCGGGTCGAGCTTGCCCTCGCGGGCGGCCTGGGTGAGGTTGCGGCCGAACTGGTCGAGCACCAGCGAGGACTGCGGGGTCTCACCGGCGCTCGAGCTGGCGCCGGCGCTCGCTCCGGCCGTCTCCTTGCCCTGGAAGCCGGAGAGCAGCTGGATGACCTGCTGGCGGACGCGGTTGAGGTCGGCCCCGAGCTTCTGCAGCACCTGGGCGGCGACGCCCTCGCCCTCACGGATCAGACCGAGCAGGATGTGCTCGGTGCCGATGTAGGAGTGGCCGAGCTGCAGCGCCTCGCGCAGGGAGAGCTCGAGCACCTTCTTGGCGCGGGGGGTGAAGGGGATGTGGCCCGAGGGAGCCTGCTGACCCTGGCCGATGATCTCCTCGACCTGGGCCCGGACGGCCTCCAGCGAGATGTCGAGGGACTCCAGCGCCTTGGCGGCCACACCCTCACCCTCGTGGATGAGGCCGAGCAGGATGTGCTCGGTGCCGATGTAGTTGTGCGAGAGCATGCGGGCCTCTTCCTGGGCCAGCACCACCACTCGTCGGGCTCGGTCGGTGAACCGCTCGAACATCTGCGCTCCTAACGTCTCTGGTCTCCAGCCGCGCACGGTGCACGCACAGACGTGGAGACACTGGGCTCAACGCCCAGCACCAGCCTACGTGTTCCCGGTGACAGGGCCAGTCCCTCCGCTCACAGCGAACAGTGCCGTCGCCCTCGGGACGTCGTGCCGCGCGATCAGCGGCCGCGGCGCACGACCAGCGTGACCTTCTTCGGCGCCGGAGCCCTCACGTACGGGGTCCCCACGTGCCGCACCCGCAGCTGGTGGCGACCGGGTCGCTGCGCCGGCAGGACCAGCCTGGCCCAGCCGTTCCTGCCCACCGTGGCGCGCACGACGCGGCGCCCGACCTTGACGGTCACCCGCCCCTGCGGGACCGCCGCGCCCTTCACGTAGGTCTCCGAACCGGGGAGCGTGCGTACGCGCACCCGCAGGGACACCTTCCTGCCGCGCGGGCGGGCGACCTTCGCAGGCACCCGGAGCTGGGCCAGGTCGGGCTTGACCTTGTAGCTGCGCGACGTGGCCACGCCGACCGGCACCCCGGGCACGTGGAGGCGCTCGCGCACCTTGATCTCACTCCCGACGTCGGCCGCGGTGATCTCGTACTCGAGTCCCGACGCCCCCGCGATCACGCGACCGTCGCGCAACCACTGTCGCTCGATGCGGCTGGCGCGCAGCGGCTCCCACAGGGCCGGGTCGACCCGCAGGACGTAGCCCCGGCCCCTGGCCGGTGTCGCGGAACGCTGGACGAGGGGGTTCCACATGGCGTTGGGGGCCGGCGCCTGCGGGGCGGGGAGGCGACCGAGGTCGATGAGGTGGAGCTGACCGCCGGAGACGTGCACGACGCGGTCACCGTCGGCCGAGAGGTCGTGGCCCGCCTCGCCGTCGACGCCGCGCGCGACGGTGCGCGTGGTGCCCCGATCGACGTCACGCACGACCAGGTCGGTGCCCGTGTCGCGCGTGAGGGCGAAGAGCACCGTGCCGCCGTCACGGTCGGCCACCGGGGTGGCGGAGGTGCCGGTCAGCGACCACCCCTTGTCCTCGACGTCGGCCTGCACCTCCGAGCCGGCGGCGAGCGTACGCAGGTGGGTCGCCCTGCGCGGGCGGTCGCCGGGCTCGCGCTGCGGGCGTACGAGCGCGAGGCTGCTCCCGTCGGCGCTCAGCGACGGCGAGGCCCCGGGCGCCACGTCACGGTGGCTCACGCGGTCGGACCCCGACGCACGGGTGGCCAGCACGACGCTGGAGGCACTGCTGCTGGAGGCGTTGCGGGTGAAGGCGATCCGGGTGCCGTCGGGGTTGACGCTGGGCTCGGTGAAGTCGGCGCCGGCCCGGTCAGGCGAGACGAGGCGCAGGAGGGACTCCCCGCGGCCGCCGACCTCGGCCAGCACGACGTCGCTGCCAGCGCCTGAGCCCGCGCCGTGGAACGGCTTGTCGATGATGTCGGTGGCGCGGGTGGTGAAGACGACGTGCGTGCCGTCCTCGGAGATCTCGGGTTCGGCCGAGCCCTCGTTGCCCGGCGTCCGGTCGACGACCTCGCTGGAGACGAGCCGGGTGATGCCCCA includes these proteins:
- a CDS encoding ATP-dependent Clp protease ATP-binding subunit encodes the protein MFERFTDRARRVVVLAQEEARMLSHNYIGTEHILLGLIHEGEGVAAKALESLDISLEAVRAQVEEIIGQGQQAPSGHIPFTPRAKKVLELSLREALQLGHSYIGTEHILLGLIREGEGVAAQVLQKLGADLNRVRQQVIQLLSGFQGKETAGASAGASSSAGETPQSSLVLDQFGRNLTQAAREGKLDPVIGREQEIERVMQILSRRTKNNPVLIGEPGVGKTTVVEGLAQDIVKGNVPETLRDKQIYTLDLGALVAGSRYRGDFEERLKKVLKEIKTRGDIVLFIDEIHTLVGAGAAEGAIDAASILKPMLARGELQTIGATTLDEYRKHLEKDAALERRFQPIQVAEPSIAHTIEMLKGLRDRYEAHHRVTITDEALVSAATLADRYISDRFLPDKAIDLIDEAGSRLRIRRMTAPADLREYDDKISDVRQRKEAAIDGQDFEAAARLRDEEKQLIAAKSEREKQWRSNDLDEIAEVDEEIIAEVLAVATGIPIVKLSEEESTRLLKMEDELHKRVIGQDDAVKAISRAIRRTRAGLKDPKRPGGSFIFAGPSGVGKTWLSKTLAEFLFGDEDALIQLDMSEFAEKHTVSRLFGSPPGYVGYEEGGQLTEKVRRKPFSVVLFDEVEKAHPDIFNSLLQILEEGRLTDSQGRVVDFKNTVIIMTTNLGSRDIAKGVSLGFGNASDTQGTYDRMKAKVSEELKQHFRPEFLNRVDEVIVFPPLTQEQIVAMVDNMIASVDLRMRDRDMTIEVTPAAKRVLAERGYDPVLGARPLRRTVQREIEDVLAEKMLYGEVGPGQIVLVDVEGEGPTATFTFAGQKNSTVPDMPPLETIDVEGGLPEGPDDSAGPVDVPREGE
- a CDS encoding PD40 domain-containing protein, which translates into the protein MSSALPGSALVAAGAAAPHVGAARIPVPPGVVVSDPSLSADGVWISFAGAVDGTSGLYRHNTATGETTRVTTGVEDRGGSVAQTSTSRDGNVIAWTRHSAGHSTGWDPASQVYVTDVRWGITRLVSSEVVDRTPGNEGSAEPEISEDGTHVVFTTRATDIIDKPFHGAGSGAGSDVVLAEVGGRGESLLRLVSPDRAGADFTEPSVNPDGTRIAFTRNASSSSASSVVLATRASGSDRVSHRDVAPGASPSLSADGSSLALVRPQREPGDRPRRATHLRTLAAGSEVQADVEDKGWSLTGTSATPVADRDGGTVLFALTRDTGTDLVVRDVDRGTTRTVARGVDGEAGHDLSADGDRVVHVSGGQLHLIDLGRLPAPQAPAPNAMWNPLVQRSATPARGRGYVLRVDPALWEPLRASRIERQWLRDGRVIAGASGLEYEITAADVGSEIKVRERLHVPGVPVGVATSRSYKVKPDLAQLRVPAKVARPRGRKVSLRVRVRTLPGSETYVKGAAVPQGRVTVKVGRRVVRATVGRNGWARLVLPAQRPGRHQLRVRHVGTPYVRAPAPKKVTLVVRRGR